The Panicum hallii strain FIL2 chromosome 9, PHallii_v3.1, whole genome shotgun sequence genome has a window encoding:
- the LOC112872866 gene encoding late embryogenesis abundant protein D-34-like — RFPHAAASGSFRSQDEPGSEEERLRRQPANPDGQGQDRPGGGGGGPVRYGDVFDVEGELARTPIAPQDAAMMQAAENAVLGRAPRGGTAAAAMQSAARRNERRGVVARDEAATDGAAAECGVAVTEARVPSARVVTEFVADQPVGQYTEAAENDAAEAAGELGGGGPASMVRDGTKITIGEALEATAFSAGDQPVEPSDAAVIAAAEVRATGTDEAPPDGLAARARAAVDANAFARREEDRATLRDILADATSRLGTDKEVEREDAARVVGAEVPRGGPDAAARPGGVAASIAAAARLNRGRQ; from the exons CGCTTCCCGCACGCAGCAGCTAGCGGAAGCTTCAGATCCCAGGATGAGCCAGGATCGGAGGAGGAGCGGCTGAGGAGGCAGCCGGCGAACCCCGACGGCCAGGGCCAGGACcgaccgggcggcggcggcggcggccccgtcCGCTACGGCGATGTGTTCGACGTGGAGGGCGAGCTGGCGAGGACGCCCATCGCGCCGCAGGACGCGGCCATGATGCAGGCCGCGGAGAACGCGGTGCTCGGACGGGCGCCCAGGGGcgggaccgccgccgccgccatgcagTCCGCGGCCCGGCGCAACGAGCGCCGCGGCGTGGTGGCGCGCGACGAGGCGGCCaccgacggcgccgccgccgagtgCGGCGTCGCCGTCACCGAGGCGCGCGTGCCGAGCGCCCGCGTCGTCACGGAGTTCGTCGCCGACCAG CCTGTCGGGCAGTACACTGAGGCGGCGGAGAACGACGCCGCAGAAGCAGCTGGCGAACTCGGAGGCGGCGGGCCAGCAAGCATGGTGAGGGACGGGACGAAGATCACGATCGGCGAGGCGCTGGAGGCGACGGCGTTCTCGGCGGGCGACCAGCCCGTGGAGCCGAGCGACGCGGCGGTGATCGCTGCGGCGGAGGTGCGTGCGACCGGGACGGATGAGGCCCCGCCGGACGGGCTTgccgcgcgagcgcgcgcggccgtgGACGCCAACGCCTTCGCGCGGCGCGAAGAGGACAGGGCCACGCTACGCGACATCCTCGCG GACGCGACGTCGAGGCTGGGCACGGACAAGGAGGTGGAGCGGGAGGACGCGGCGCGGGTGGTGGGCGCCGAGGTGCCGCGCGGCGGCCCcgacgcggcggcgcggcccggcggGGTGGCCGcgtccatcgccgccgccgcgcggctcAATCGCGGCCGGCAGTGA